From a region of the Paenibacillus segetis genome:
- a CDS encoding spore coat associated protein CotJA — protein MSYPQEQTWAPFVGPFDPCPPILCKTYSTPPQLFMCFQPPNLPQFSPQEALRFGTLWPALYSPYESRWGKGR, from the coding sequence TTGAGTTATCCCCAAGAGCAAACATGGGCCCCGTTTGTTGGCCCGTTCGACCCCTGCCCACCGATACTGTGCAAGACTTACAGCACACCTCCGCAGTTATTTATGTGCTTTCAACCTCCCAATTTACCGCAGTTTAGCCCACAGGAAGCCCTAAGATTTGGCACGTTATGGCCCGCTCTGTATAGTCCCTATGAATCCAGATGGGGAAAAGGACGGTGA
- a CDS encoding spore coat protein CotJB, producing MARYGPLCIVPMNPDGEKDGDEMTSKSQCEPEFYEMLEKLQALDFVLVELNLYLDTHPDDLQAIEQFNQLTCERTGLANQFQQLYGPLQNFGRAYSKFPWEWSKVPWPWQV from the coding sequence TTGGCACGTTATGGCCCGCTCTGTATAGTCCCTATGAATCCAGATGGGGAAAAGGACGGTGATGAAATGACATCGAAATCGCAATGTGAACCAGAGTTCTATGAAATGTTGGAAAAGCTGCAGGCGCTTGATTTTGTCTTAGTTGAATTGAATCTTTATCTCGACACTCACCCGGATGATTTACAAGCTATTGAACAATTTAATCAGTTGACTTGTGAACGGACCGGACTTGCTAACCAATTCCAGCAGCTATATGGCCCCTTGCAGAACTTCGGCCGTGCATACTCGAAATTTCCGTGGGAATGGTCGAAGGTCCCATGGCCTTGGCAGGTGTAA
- a CDS encoding manganese catalase family protein: MWVYEKKLQYPVRVGKCDIGMAKLLLEQYGGADGELAAALRYLNQRYTIPDKVIGLLNDIGTEEFAHLEMIATMVYKLTKDATVEELKAAGLAPHYVAHDRAIFYENAGGVPFTAAYIQAKGDPIADLYEDIAAEEKARATYQWLIDMTDDVDLQDSLKFLREREIIHSLRFREAVEILKDDRQQKKVF; encoded by the coding sequence ATGTGGGTCTATGAGAAGAAACTACAATATCCTGTTCGCGTGGGTAAATGTGATATCGGAATGGCAAAACTATTGCTTGAGCAGTATGGCGGTGCTGACGGAGAGTTAGCTGCGGCTTTACGGTATTTGAATCAGCGGTATACCATTCCTGACAAAGTTATTGGATTACTTAACGATATTGGCACAGAAGAATTTGCCCACTTAGAGATGATCGCCACGATGGTATATAAGCTGACCAAAGACGCAACGGTGGAGGAGCTGAAGGCGGCGGGTCTGGCACCGCATTATGTCGCCCATGATCGGGCGATCTTCTATGAGAACGCCGGCGGGGTACCCTTCACAGCAGCCTATATTCAGGCTAAAGGTGACCCTATCGCCGATCTCTATGAAGATATCGCCGCGGAAGAGAAAGCCCGGGCTACATACCAGTGGCTCATCGACATGACCGATGACGTTGATTTGCAGGACAGTTTGAAATTCCTGAGGGAACGGGAAATCATCCACTCGCTGCGCTTCCGCGAAGCGGTGGAGATCTTGAAGGATGATCGGCAGCAGAAGAAGGTGTTTTGA
- a CDS encoding acyltransferase family protein — MAKKISVEILLLRCVGCLFVVMVHALIFTSRIHEPTAVLNGLKLIFNVGTPIFIFITEFLIAKNYKEDLPDHFIWKRIKTLIPPYIAMGIIGSIYKVQENNEPYTMYNILIEILRNVFMADYNGYFIIIIIQFILIHYLLHNKLKNWSAKVVLPVSFAINLIYLGFFNFVKPFGFANVNTAEYIWYYASWLPFIGWAFYFAVGYYCGKYYDQFVAILNRHKGIVLALPIITLIPILALKFLDISNVSSSKGVGYLFFTPAMIFLIFYISNKITKVPDFMVSISDHSFGIYLTHSVIMRIFVILYLPIATSMNQYITLPLIYITCLGAAWITTKYLNKLPFGKFIVGPVRNNLKAVKRDQAVKTIHAVQQE, encoded by the coding sequence ATGGCAAAAAAGATATCTGTTGAGATACTCTTGTTACGTTGCGTTGGCTGTCTATTTGTTGTGATGGTTCATGCCTTAATATTCACAAGTAGAATTCATGAGCCGACTGCTGTATTGAATGGGTTGAAACTCATCTTCAATGTAGGCACCCCGATATTTATTTTTATTACTGAATTTCTCATTGCCAAAAATTATAAAGAAGACTTGCCCGATCATTTCATTTGGAAGCGAATCAAAACATTAATTCCACCCTATATTGCGATGGGGATCATTGGCTCAATCTACAAGGTACAGGAAAACAATGAACCGTATACGATGTATAATATCTTAATTGAAATCTTAAGAAATGTATTCATGGCTGATTATAATGGCTATTTTATTATCATTATCATTCAATTTATATTGATTCATTACCTGTTACATAACAAATTAAAGAACTGGTCTGCCAAGGTGGTACTCCCTGTCTCTTTTGCCATTAACCTTATCTATCTTGGTTTCTTTAACTTTGTAAAGCCGTTTGGTTTCGCAAATGTAAACACAGCAGAGTATATTTGGTATTATGCTAGTTGGTTACCCTTTATTGGGTGGGCTTTTTATTTCGCGGTAGGGTATTACTGCGGTAAGTATTACGATCAATTCGTTGCCATCCTAAATCGACATAAAGGGATCGTGTTGGCATTGCCGATAATTACCTTAATCCCGATATTAGCTTTGAAATTCCTGGACATTTCCAATGTTTCTAGTTCAAAAGGTGTTGGATACTTATTTTTTACCCCCGCCATGATTTTTCTTATTTTTTATATATCCAATAAAATAACAAAGGTTCCGGATTTTATGGTTTCTATCTCGGACCACTCGTTTGGAATTTATTTAACACATAGCGTCATTATGAGAATCTTTGTTATTCTATATCTTCCGATTGCGACTAGTATGAATCAATATATTACGTTGCCACTGATTTATATCACTTGTTTGGGTGCAGCGTGGATCACAACGAAATATTTGAACAAGCTGCCATTTGGTAAGTTCATTGTTGGACCTGTAAGGAATAATTTAAAGGCTGTCAAACGTGATCAGGCAGTCAAAACCATCCATGCTGTCCAACAAGAATAG
- a CDS encoding ABC transporter permease — protein sequence MANASVAPDKRSELNLDKQRTSGIRRFFKQIDLQLMVIPALVFIFIFSYIPMYGILIAFQDYKLGSSFISSNWVGLKHFTYFFNSPEFPVVMKNTIVISLLKFIFGFPAPILLALMLNEVRKMVFKRVIQTVTYLPHFLSWVVIGSMVTSMLSVDNGSINMLLEKLHIINEPINFLSLSEYFWGILVTTNVWKEIGFASIVYLAAIAGVDPHLYEAAAMDGASRFKQVYLITLPSIIPVVIIFMILAIGNLVNAGFEDILILASNPALREVSDSVDVYVVRVGIDNFRYSYATAIGLFKAVVSVSLLTFANFVSRKAGSSLW from the coding sequence ATGGCGAACGCAAGTGTCGCACCAGACAAGAGATCCGAACTGAATCTCGACAAGCAACGAACAAGCGGAATAAGACGCTTTTTTAAACAAATAGATTTACAACTTATGGTAATTCCCGCACTCGTATTTATCTTTATATTTTCCTATATCCCCATGTACGGAATTCTTATCGCATTCCAAGATTATAAGTTAGGTTCAAGCTTTATAAGTAGTAACTGGGTTGGGTTAAAGCACTTTACTTATTTCTTTAATTCTCCTGAGTTCCCAGTGGTTATGAAAAATACGATTGTTATCAGTTTGCTAAAGTTCATTTTTGGATTCCCAGCACCGATTCTGCTGGCGTTAATGCTGAACGAAGTTCGTAAAATGGTTTTTAAACGTGTTATTCAGACAGTTACTTACTTGCCACACTTTTTATCTTGGGTTGTTATCGGCTCGATGGTAACTTCGATGCTATCCGTAGATAATGGCAGTATTAATATGTTGCTTGAGAAATTACACATCATTAATGAACCGATTAACTTCCTATCTTTGTCGGAATATTTCTGGGGTATTCTAGTTACAACCAATGTATGGAAAGAAATTGGTTTTGCTTCGATTGTATACTTAGCCGCTATCGCTGGAGTAGATCCTCACTTATACGAGGCTGCTGCGATGGACGGTGCAAGTCGCTTCAAGCAGGTATACTTGATTACATTGCCTTCAATTATTCCGGTTGTAATCATCTTCATGATTCTGGCTATCGGTAATCTGGTGAATGCAGGATTCGAAGATATTTTGATTCTAGCTTCCAATCCAGCTCTAAGGGAAGTATCAGATTCAGTTGATGTATACGTTGTGCGTGTTGGTATAGATAACTTCAGGTACTCCTATGCGACTGCTATCGGATTATTTAAGGCCGTTGTCAGCGTAAGCTTACTTACTTTTGCCAATTTCGTTTCCAGAAAAGCTGGTAGCAGCTTATGGTAA
- a CDS encoding carbohydrate ABC transporter permease, whose translation MIRSNIGDRIFIVFIYIFLTLLAFSAFYPFWNSLVISFNEGMDTSKGGVTFWPRQFTLENYKVVFEDSRLMNGFVIAILRTVIGTVSSIFATSIFAYGMSKRELMGRKYYMIMCIITMYFGGGLIPSYMLLRNLGLFNSFWVFIIPALVGVWNMIIFRTFFQGLPQGLEESAKIDGSGNWGIFFRIIVPLSGPVIATLSLFTAVNHWNEWFVASIYITKEELMPIQTILRQILFSNIASEQLANVDASSIAHINAAKKITSKSLTMATVMVATIPIICVYPFLQRFFVKGVLVGSLKE comes from the coding sequence ATGATACGAAGTAATATAGGGGACCGCATATTTATAGTGTTTATCTATATATTCTTGACCTTACTAGCATTTTCAGCTTTCTATCCATTTTGGAATTCACTTGTTATTTCCTTTAATGAAGGGATGGATACTTCCAAAGGTGGAGTGACCTTCTGGCCCCGACAGTTTACGCTTGAGAATTATAAGGTTGTATTCGAAGATTCTCGTCTAATGAATGGTTTCGTCATTGCTATTCTAAGAACGGTGATTGGTACTGTATCTTCGATATTCGCTACTTCGATCTTTGCTTATGGGATGTCAAAGCGTGAGCTGATGGGACGCAAATATTACATGATTATGTGTATCATTACCATGTATTTCGGAGGCGGACTTATTCCGTCATACATGCTCCTTAGAAATTTAGGTCTCTTTAATTCATTTTGGGTGTTCATTATTCCTGCACTTGTAGGTGTTTGGAATATGATCATATTCCGTACCTTCTTTCAAGGTCTTCCGCAGGGCTTGGAGGAATCAGCAAAGATTGATGGTAGTGGTAACTGGGGGATTTTCTTCCGTATCATTGTCCCATTGTCCGGTCCTGTCATTGCAACGTTATCATTGTTCACAGCTGTAAATCACTGGAATGAATGGTTCGTAGCGAGTATCTACATTACGAAAGAAGAGTTAATGCCAATTCAGACGATTTTGAGACAGATCCTATTCTCCAATATTGCATCAGAACAGTTGGCTAATGTAGATGCAAGTTCCATTGCACATATTAATGCAGCCAAGAAAATAACGTCGAAGTCATTGACGATGGCTACGGTCATGGTTGCAACCATCCCGATCATATGTGTGTATCCATTCCTACAGCGGTTTTTTGTTAAAGGTGTATTAGTGGGATCACTGAAAGAGTAG
- a CDS encoding extracellular solute-binding protein, whose product MLLSMLSILMVLTLMAGCGGKNNSSAPAATDTPENQGGNAANTATEAPAPVLYELGKEPLEVSFYGNYGWYQMPKWGADAASKWILDNLKINVTGISSGGNNAQKLQTMIVGNELPDIVWTEKGADVERLRQADMLVPLDEYIDKYPNFKKSLTEQHLNMLRSPDGKIYQLPNYYTTQPNGNAGYAINKKIYKELGSPKLETTDDLYAYLQAVKAKYPDVTPFETGIAKDGNGIDQLFSSFKENNLSYTRIYAVPNGDKMDSIYKDEGFRESVVYGAKLMREKLMTQDANTQTEDQIREKALNGKFAVIATFDPMKLLATADEELKKADPEAGYMFIKPIYKEGLDPSKITPGTWNQLGWNVATITKNAKNPEAVFAMLDWMTGPEGNMVLNWGPPGPDGYWDGFEADGVTPKFNKDKYLNDPDALAEISGKAGDLTWVGDTVFLDNTKKNFLSTLPADQVDFINRSQMEVTWASQGDFTEFLGWDPAPDSEEGIIRQSVRDIWLTARAKSMYAKTDEEALAILDKAHDDSMKVGYQKFLDHITKVWTENKKNLGK is encoded by the coding sequence ATGCTTCTCAGTATGTTGTCCATCTTGATGGTGTTGACACTGATGGCGGGCTGTGGTGGCAAAAACAATTCCAGCGCACCAGCTGCAACGGATACACCGGAGAATCAAGGAGGAAATGCGGCTAACACTGCTACTGAAGCTCCTGCGCCTGTATTGTATGAACTAGGGAAGGAACCGCTTGAAGTATCTTTTTACGGTAACTACGGCTGGTATCAAATGCCGAAATGGGGTGCCGATGCTGCTTCGAAGTGGATCTTAGACAATCTGAAGATCAATGTCACTGGAATTAGCTCTGGGGGCAATAATGCTCAAAAGCTGCAAACCATGATCGTTGGTAACGAGCTGCCGGATATTGTATGGACTGAAAAGGGTGCTGACGTAGAACGTCTTCGTCAAGCGGATATGCTAGTTCCATTAGATGAGTATATTGACAAATATCCAAACTTTAAAAAGTCTTTAACAGAGCAGCATTTAAATATGCTTCGTTCTCCTGATGGAAAGATATATCAATTGCCAAACTATTATACAACTCAACCTAACGGAAATGCCGGTTATGCAATCAATAAGAAGATTTACAAAGAACTAGGGTCTCCTAAACTAGAAACTACTGATGATTTGTATGCATATTTACAAGCTGTTAAGGCGAAGTACCCTGACGTAACTCCGTTCGAGACGGGTATTGCTAAAGATGGTAACGGTATTGACCAGTTGTTCTCCTCTTTCAAAGAGAATAACCTATCGTATACTAGAATTTATGCCGTTCCTAATGGCGACAAAATGGATTCGATCTATAAAGATGAAGGATTCCGTGAATCCGTTGTATATGGTGCTAAATTAATGCGTGAGAAGTTAATGACGCAGGATGCAAATACACAAACGGAAGACCAAATTAGAGAAAAAGCGTTGAATGGTAAGTTTGCTGTTATTGCGACATTCGATCCAATGAAGCTGCTTGCTACCGCTGATGAAGAGTTGAAAAAGGCAGATCCAGAAGCTGGTTATATGTTTATTAAACCAATTTACAAAGAAGGCTTGGACCCAAGTAAGATTACTCCAGGAACGTGGAATCAATTGGGTTGGAACGTTGCAACAATAACTAAAAATGCTAAAAATCCGGAAGCTGTGTTCGCTATGCTTGATTGGATGACAGGACCAGAAGGTAATATGGTATTGAACTGGGGCCCTCCAGGACCAGATGGTTATTGGGATGGATTTGAAGCAGATGGAGTTACACCTAAATTCAATAAAGATAAATATCTAAATGATCCAGATGCCCTAGCTGAAATTAGCGGTAAAGCCGGTGACTTGACTTGGGTAGGTGACACGGTGTTCTTGGATAATACGAAGAAGAACTTCTTGTCAACTCTTCCTGCTGACCAGGTTGACTTTATTAACCGTTCGCAAATGGAAGTAACCTGGGCTTCACAAGGTGACTTCACGGAGTTCCTAGGTTGGGATCCGGCTCCAGACAGTGAAGAAGGTATTATTAGACAAAGCGTTAGAGATATTTGGTTAACCGCTAGAGCAAAATCGATGTATGCGAAGACAGATGAAGAAGCATTGGCGATTCTGGATAAAGCACATGACGATTCCATGAAAGTTGGATATCAGAAATTCCTTGATCACATTACAAAGGTTTGGACAGAAAACAAGAAGAATTTAGGGAAATAA
- a CDS encoding response regulator, producing the protein MYNVLLVDDEMLDLEGMRQFIPWNELGMEVVEAANNAFTACDILEQHEIDIIVSDVNMPNMSGLELARIAIEKKSDIRVIFVSGYQDFSYVKQALSLKAYSYVLKPMDDNELIAALRKVKQDLDDEYKRRDVEEAYQHLIPMAKNDLMIRLFEGEWEGDGGRQAGMQKLVKSYGLDKLEWPVRVAVLELDYFSWFQEQDNLSLHQMSKDFLYEVNEIGQRHGMPHCYKVSSYRIALLIHEQGMDAFIEDIYSAVRAKFLVTMTVGIGKPTLALEQLHTSYRQAMEAVDGKMFIGKGNLIMYENVSCEPGMIDARMLDTRMETLFTAMKEYELVLIYDEIEKLFQSVSRLRSKFTIHNLAMYIIWKLDQQLKDVSEDLFDILGMELHSLDILLQFDTIKDIRSWLVLKAFEISEYLRSKADSVNNKLIREIIQMMKDKMSENFTLKDIAQQFSFSPNYLGYLFKEETGKTFSEVLIQLRMEQACELLKDQTSKIYEVASKVGYRYLPYFSRQFKEAYGMTPMEYRKRDK; encoded by the coding sequence ATGTACAACGTATTATTAGTAGACGATGAGATGCTTGATCTGGAAGGTATGAGACAATTTATTCCTTGGAACGAGCTTGGGATGGAAGTCGTAGAGGCGGCGAATAACGCGTTTACCGCGTGTGATATTTTGGAACAACATGAGATAGATATTATCGTTAGCGATGTGAATATGCCTAATATGTCGGGTCTTGAGTTAGCCCGGATTGCGATAGAGAAAAAATCGGATATTCGTGTGATATTTGTAAGCGGTTACCAAGATTTCAGCTATGTTAAGCAGGCATTATCATTAAAGGCGTACAGCTACGTGCTTAAGCCAATGGATGATAATGAGCTTATTGCTGCACTTCGTAAAGTAAAGCAGGATTTGGATGATGAATATAAACGACGTGACGTTGAAGAAGCTTATCAACATTTGATCCCTATGGCTAAAAATGATTTAATGATTCGCTTGTTTGAAGGGGAGTGGGAGGGAGATGGGGGCCGTCAAGCTGGAATGCAGAAGCTTGTGAAGTCATATGGCTTAGATAAGCTGGAGTGGCCAGTTCGTGTAGCGGTCCTTGAGCTAGACTATTTCAGTTGGTTTCAAGAACAGGACAATTTATCCTTACATCAAATGTCCAAGGACTTTCTATATGAAGTGAATGAAATAGGTCAGAGGCATGGCATGCCTCATTGCTACAAAGTATCGTCTTATCGAATCGCATTGTTGATTCATGAACAGGGGATGGACGCATTTATTGAAGACATATACTCTGCGGTTCGCGCAAAGTTCCTTGTCACAATGACCGTGGGGATAGGTAAGCCAACCCTTGCTTTGGAGCAACTCCACACATCCTACAGGCAAGCAATGGAAGCCGTTGACGGGAAGATGTTTATTGGTAAAGGTAATCTTATTATGTACGAAAACGTTAGCTGCGAGCCCGGAATGATTGATGCCCGTATGCTGGATACTCGCATGGAAACGCTGTTTACAGCGATGAAGGAATACGAGCTAGTTCTTATTTATGATGAGATCGAAAAGTTGTTCCAATCTGTAAGTAGATTAAGATCCAAATTTACGATTCATAATCTAGCCATGTATATTATATGGAAGCTTGATCAGCAATTGAAGGATGTTAGTGAGGATCTATTTGATATTTTAGGTATGGAATTACATAGTTTAGATATTTTACTGCAATTTGATACGATCAAAGATATTCGCTCTTGGCTCGTACTTAAGGCTTTTGAGATATCCGAGTACTTGCGAAGTAAAGCAGATTCAGTGAACAATAAATTAATTCGCGAGATCATTCAAATGATGAAGGATAAGATGAGCGAGAACTTTACGCTTAAGGATATTGCGCAGCAGTTCTCTTTTTCTCCAAACTATTTGGGGTATCTATTCAAAGAAGAAACCGGGAAAACGTTCAGCGAAGTGCTCATTCAGCTTCGAATGGAACAGGCTTGTGAACTGTTGAAGGATCAGACGAGCAAAATCTATGAAGTTGCGAGCAAGGTAGGATACCGTTACCTTCCTTATTTCAGCAGGCAGTTCAAAGAGGCGTATGGTATGACACCAATGGAGTATCGTAAGCGTGATAAGTGA
- a CDS encoding sensor histidine kinase: MKLQQKKHKYMPIGYKLMLTYMFCIIIPISVIGVVSHSMYNESLREHTSTNVKGTLLQLRDNIDYKMEEITRISTQLYSDYDFYRNLRSYEEGWENYDRMSKKVLPKLDVAIQSTGMKIGMSLFLKNESIPEIYSNLSGLTGYQENSSIYQIYHMKRIANKSWYKEFPTEKYGETMKWWQIERDVDNNRISLLRRFIDTYNPLLPNEIGFLRINVGISEIFDSVNYTKIGKGSIILVKNEFGETLYQSGELPENYANEAELNKDYLTISEAFGNQSWKLIALVPTTILEQDAMKIRLLIILMCLICCVVFSFIGIFISRYFSIRINKFVYVLNAYREGDLHKRMSYRGKDEFSQIATALNDMGENIEALIKEVYLTQLQKKEAELEILQSQINPHFLYNTLSSINRLAKFGQNEKLQQMVLELAKFYRLTLNEGRTMIPVPTEIEQANAYLEIQKIKYGDRMEVLFDIDPDIWPYETIKLILQPFIENVLKHAWCGDHIHLRIVGRKEMDGILFRIIDDGIGMRQERIDQIFDPKGHMNTGYGIRNVDQRIKLQYGSEYGVTIFSRVGIGTSVQILIPARRSKREQHGEGV, from the coding sequence ATGAAACTGCAGCAAAAAAAACATAAGTATATGCCGATTGGTTATAAATTAATGCTGACCTATATGTTTTGCATTATTATCCCTATATCCGTGATTGGTGTTGTCTCTCACTCAATGTACAATGAATCATTACGCGAACACACGAGTACGAATGTTAAAGGTACGTTATTACAACTTCGTGATAATATTGATTATAAAATGGAGGAAATTACGCGTATATCCACGCAATTATATAGTGATTATGATTTCTATCGGAATCTAAGGAGTTACGAAGAAGGTTGGGAAAATTACGATCGGATGTCCAAGAAAGTACTTCCGAAGCTTGATGTAGCGATCCAATCTACAGGTATGAAGATTGGAATGTCGTTATTTTTGAAGAATGAATCCATTCCTGAGATCTATTCGAATTTATCTGGGCTTACGGGCTACCAAGAGAATAGCAGCATCTATCAAATTTATCATATGAAACGGATTGCTAATAAATCATGGTACAAAGAGTTTCCAACCGAAAAATACGGTGAAACGATGAAATGGTGGCAGATTGAGCGCGATGTAGACAATAATCGTATCTCGTTGCTCCGTAGATTTATCGATACATACAACCCCCTTCTACCCAATGAGATTGGGTTCCTAAGAATTAATGTAGGAATTTCAGAAATATTTGATAGTGTCAATTATACGAAGATAGGAAAAGGCAGTATCATACTAGTCAAGAACGAATTTGGTGAGACGTTGTACCAATCTGGAGAATTACCGGAGAACTATGCCAATGAAGCCGAGCTAAATAAAGATTACCTGACGATTAGTGAGGCATTTGGCAACCAATCATGGAAATTGATCGCCCTTGTTCCAACTACAATCCTTGAACAAGATGCTATGAAGATACGTCTATTGATTATTTTGATGTGTCTCATCTGTTGTGTTGTTTTTAGTTTCATTGGAATATTTATATCCAGATATTTCTCGATTCGGATTAATAAATTCGTATATGTACTGAATGCCTATCGGGAAGGTGATTTACATAAACGTATGTCATATCGAGGTAAGGATGAATTCTCTCAGATTGCTACCGCGTTGAATGATATGGGAGAAAATATCGAAGCATTGATTAAAGAGGTATATTTGACACAGCTACAGAAGAAGGAAGCGGAGCTAGAAATATTGCAATCACAAATCAACCCTCATTTCCTATATAATACCCTATCATCTATCAATCGATTAGCGAAGTTTGGGCAGAATGAGAAGTTGCAGCAGATGGTGCTGGAATTAGCAAAGTTTTATCGGCTGACATTAAATGAGGGTCGCACCATGATTCCAGTTCCAACCGAAATTGAACAGGCAAACGCATATTTGGAGATTCAGAAAATTAAATATGGCGACCGCATGGAGGTTTTGTTCGATATCGATCCAGATATCTGGCCTTATGAGACGATCAAGCTGATTTTACAACCGTTTATCGAGAACGTACTGAAGCACGCATGGTGCGGAGATCACATTCATCTTCGAATTGTTGGCCGTAAGGAAATGGATGGTATTCTGTTTCGCATCATTGATGATGGTATTGGTATGAGACAGGAACGTATCGATCAAATTTTCGATCCTAAGGGTCATATGAATACAGGTTATGGCATCCGAAATGTTGATCAACGTATCAAGCTACAATATGGTTCAGAGTATGGCGTAACTATATTTAGCCGAGTGGGAATTGGCACCTCAGTTCAGATCCTGATTCCTGCCAGAAGAAGTAAGCGAGAGCAGCATGGTGAGGGCGTGTAG